The Pseudomonas sp. TH06 genome contains the following window.
TCCAACAGTATCGCCAGCGCCGCGCCGCAGTTGATCGACGTGCAGTGGACGGACACAGCGCTGCAACAGGCGCACACACACGCTCAGCGCCTGGACGAGCCGCTGGTCGAGCTGATCGAACAGTGTCTGGCGCAGGACCCGCGCCCGGCGTATCAAACCCCGGCGCCGGAACGTGAATACGGCGCACAGTTCTGGGACCTTGACGTGCGCTGGCATTACCCGACGCCCGAGCAGATCCGCGTCCTCGAAGTGATCCCCGCAAGAACCTGAACCTGGTCCCTGCACGGGAATGTTACGGGCATAAAAAAGCCCCCATTGCCTGAGCAGGCAATGGGGGCTTTTCAGTGGGGCTTACTTCTCGACGAATGCACGCTCGATCAGGTAGTCACCCGGCTCGCGCATCCGCGGCGAAACGGTCAGGCCGAAGCTGTTGAGCACTTCGCTGGTCTCGTCGAGCATGCTCGGGCTGCCGCACAACATGGCGCGGTCGTCCTGCGGATTGATCGGCGGCAGGCCGATGTCGCTGAACAGTTTGCCGCTGCGCATCAGGTCGGTCAGACGACCTTCGTTCTCGAACGGTTCGCGAGTAACGGTCGGGTAGTAAATCAGCTTGTCACGCAGCGCTTCACCGAAGAACTCGTTCTGCGGCAGGTGCTCGGTGATGAATTCGCGGTAAGCGACTTCGTTCACGTAGCGCACACCGTGGCACAGGATGACTTTTTCGAAACGCTCGTAGGTTTCCGGATCCTGAATCACGCTCATGAACGGTGCCAGACCGGTACCGGTGCTGAGCAGGTAAAGGTGTTTGCCAGGTTTCAGATCGTCCAGCACCAGCGTGCCCGTAGGCTTTTTGCTGATGATGATCTCGTCGCCTTCCTTCAGATGCTGCAACTGCGAGGTCAGCGGGCCATCAGGCACCTTGATGCTGAAGAACTCCAGATGCTCTTCCCAGTTCGGGCTGGCAATCGAGTAAGCGCGCATAAGCGGGCGGCCGTTTGGCTGTTGCAGGCCGATCATCACGAACTGCCCGTTCTCGAAGCGCAGGCCCGGATCGCGGGTGCACTTGAAGCTGAACAGGGTATCGTTCCAGTGATGAACACTGAGGACACGCTCGTGGTTCATGTTGCTCATGTACGTTTGACTCCTGGATATTGGCTCTGCGCTTGCTCTAGGCTGAATAAATGCCGATGGTGCGCAATTGCATCGCATTCTAATAGCGCCGACAATATCTGTTAACTGGATTATTAAGATAAGGGTTATCGGTTATATCGATATGCGATTTACTCTCCGTCAACTGCAAGTCTTCGTCGCCGTCGCCCAGCAGGAAAGCGTGTCCCGTGCTGCGGGTCTGCTCAACCTCTCGCAATCGGCGGCCAGCACCTCTATCACCGAGCTTGAGCGCCAGTCCAGCTGCCAGCTGTTCGACCGTGCCGGCAAACGGCTGAGCCTCAATGCCCTCGGCAAACAGCTGTTGCCACAGGCGGTGGCCCTGCTCGATCAGGCCAAGGAAATCGAAGACCTGCTCAACGGCAAATCCGGTTTCGGCTCACTGTCGGTGGGCGCTACCCTGACGATCGGCAACTATCTGGCGACCCTGCTGATCGGCGGTTTCATGCAGCGCCATCCGGAAAGCCAAGTGAAGCTGCATGTACAGAACACTGCCAACATCGTGCAACAAGTCGCCCACTACGAAATTGATCTGGGTCTAATCGAAGGCGATTGCAGCCATCCGGACATCGAAGTGCAGAGCTGGGTCGAGGATGAGCTGGTGGTGTTCTGCGCGCCGCAGCATCCGCTGGCCAAACGTGGCAGTGCGACCATGGAGGAGTTGACGCATGAAGCGTGGATTCTGCGCGAACAGGGTTCCGGCACGCGCCTGACCTTCGATCAGGCCATGCGTCATCACCGCAGTGCGCTGAATATCCGTCTGGAACTGGAACACACCGAAGCGATCAAGCGCGCGGTGGAATCGGGTCTGGGGATTGGCTGCATCTCGCGGCTGGCGCTACGCGATGCCTTCCGCCGCGGCAGTCTGGTGGCGGTGGAGACACCGGATCTGGATCTGGCGCGGCAGTTCTACTTCATCTGGCACAAGCAGAAGTACCAGACCTCGGCCATGCGCGAGTTTCTCGATCTGTGCCGCGCCTTCACCGCCGGGGTGCAGCGCAGCGACGAGATTGTTTTGCCGACGATCGCTTAAAGCAGAATCACTGCCCACACCAAAGCAATCATGCTCAGCGCGACGAACTGCGCGGCGCTGCCCATGTCCTTGGCGTTCTTCGACAGTGGGTGCAGTTCCAGCGAAATGCGGTCAATGGCCGCTTCCACTGCCGAGTTCAGCAACTCGACGATCAGCGCCAACAGGCAAACGGCGATCAACAGCGCCTGTTCGACACGGCTGACATTCAGAAAGAATGTCAGCGGAACCAGCACCACATTGAGCAATACCAATTGGCGGAACGCCGCTTCGCCGGTGAAGGCTGCGCGCAGGCCGTCCAGCGAATAGCCGGAAGCGTTGAGGATGCGTTTCAGGCCGGTCTGGCCCTTGAAAGGTGACATAAAGTAGAAACCAACCAAAAAGGAGTGGGAAAGCTAGATCAACAAAAGTCAAAAAAGCGTGAAGACGCCAGCCATTATTGGCTCGGAATTGACTCAAGTTGTTGCAGAAGCAATGCCGCCTGCGTCCGGGTGCGCACATTCAGCTTGCGGAAGATCGCCGTAACGTGGGCCTTGATGGTCGCTTCCGACACGCTCAGCTCATAGGCAATCTGCTTGTTCAGCAAGCCTTCGCAGACCATGGTCAGTACGCGAAATTGCTGCGGTGTCAGGCTGGCCAAGCCATCGCTGGCGGCTTTGGCTTCGTCGGAGACGGCAACCGCTTCGAACGCCTGCGGCGGCCAGAACACATCGCCATCGAGCACTTTGCGCACCGCTTCCTGAATCACGCTCAGGTCGCTGGACTTGGGAATAAAGCCACTGGCCCCGAATTCGCGGGACTTGACCATCACCGAAGCTTCTTCCTGCGCCGAGACCATCACCACCGGAATCTGCGGGTATTGCCCGCGCAGCATCACCAGTCCGGAAAACCCGAAAGCGCCAGGCATGTTCAAATCCAGTAATACCAGATCCCAGTCGGCCTTTTCGGTCAGGCGAGTTTCCAGCTCAGCGATGCTCGCCACTTCCACCAATCGCACATTTGGGCCAAGGCCCAGCGTCACTGCTTGATGCAGGGCGCTGCGAAACAGGGGGTGATCATCGGCAATCAGGATGTCGTATGTGGCCATTTTTCAAATGATCCTGTTTTTGATGGCAGACCCGGTGCATTCGGGTCTGGCCAAAGCAACTCAAGATGCGCCTTTCAAGCAACATCCACAGGGGCACGTTCAACGCCAATAACCAGCAAACACAGCGTTTCAAACCTTGGCCGCACCCTAATCGGCGCCAAGCATGCCCAGCGAAGTCGGGGTGGTCAAGCAACACGGCCGCCGCTGCCTACAGTATGGGCCACTATTGGGCCAACTCCGGCTGCGGCTTTCGTATAAAGGGTTGCAACTCGGCGTGGGCCGGCGTCGACTCATTCATGTCCAGTTGCTGCTTCGCACCGAGGTAATGCTGGCTGAACACATCAAAATAGGCGTCCAGCGCCGACGCGGCATCACTGTCACCTGCCAGTTCCAGACACAACGCGGCGACTTCGGCCGTGCACAGGTGCTCGCTGCGGGTCGAACGCCGCAAGCGGTAGCGCGAAAGT
Protein-coding sequences here:
- the fpr gene encoding ferredoxin-NADP reductase; the protein is MSNMNHERVLSVHHWNDTLFSFKCTRDPGLRFENGQFVMIGLQQPNGRPLMRAYSIASPNWEEHLEFFSIKVPDGPLTSQLQHLKEGDEIIISKKPTGTLVLDDLKPGKHLYLLSTGTGLAPFMSVIQDPETYERFEKVILCHGVRYVNEVAYREFITEHLPQNEFFGEALRDKLIYYPTVTREPFENEGRLTDLMRSGKLFSDIGLPPINPQDDRAMLCGSPSMLDETSEVLNSFGLTVSPRMREPGDYLIERAFVEK
- a CDS encoding LysR family transcriptional regulator, whose translation is MRFTLRQLQVFVAVAQQESVSRAAGLLNLSQSAASTSITELERQSSCQLFDRAGKRLSLNALGKQLLPQAVALLDQAKEIEDLLNGKSGFGSLSVGATLTIGNYLATLLIGGFMQRHPESQVKLHVQNTANIVQQVAHYEIDLGLIEGDCSHPDIEVQSWVEDELVVFCAPQHPLAKRGSATMEELTHEAWILREQGSGTRLTFDQAMRHHRSALNIRLELEHTEAIKRAVESGLGIGCISRLALRDAFRRGSLVAVETPDLDLARQFYFIWHKQKYQTSAMREFLDLCRAFTAGVQRSDEIVLPTIA
- a CDS encoding diacylglycerol kinase; this translates as MSPFKGQTGLKRILNASGYSLDGLRAAFTGEAAFRQLVLLNVVLVPLTFFLNVSRVEQALLIAVCLLALIVELLNSAVEAAIDRISLELHPLSKNAKDMGSAAQFVALSMIALVWAVILL
- the erdR gene encoding response regulator transcription factor ErdR; translation: MATYDILIADDHPLFRSALHQAVTLGLGPNVRLVEVASIAELETRLTEKADWDLVLLDLNMPGAFGFSGLVMLRGQYPQIPVVMVSAQEEASVMVKSREFGASGFIPKSSDLSVIQEAVRKVLDGDVFWPPQAFEAVAVSDEAKAASDGLASLTPQQFRVLTMVCEGLLNKQIAYELSVSEATIKAHVTAIFRKLNVRTRTQAALLLQQLESIPSQ